A part of Dasypus novemcinctus isolate mDasNov1 chromosome 7, mDasNov1.1.hap2, whole genome shotgun sequence genomic DNA contains:
- the LOC101445975 gene encoding ADP-ribosylation factor-like protein 9, whose product MERGKAKREKTGERGKEEKRKESGKERTKEKEKDKSKGNEQGKEANKKEQAKEKEKEKEQFRRKEEKETKSALTRTPLEPPEKNKQILVLGLDGAGKTSVLHSLASNRVQHSAAPTQGFNAVCISAEGSQMDFLEIGGSEPFRSYWETYLSKGLLLIFVVDSADHNRLPEAKKYLHQLIGANPVLPLVVFANKQDLDSAYHITDIHEALALSEVGNDRKMFLFGTQVTENGSEIPSIMQDAKNLIAHLAEDVK is encoded by the coding sequence ATGGAGAGGGGCAAGGCGAAGAGAGAGAAAactggggagagagggaaggaggagaaaaggaaggagtCGGGGAAGGAGAGAactaaggaaaaggagaaagataaaAGTAAGGGGAACGAACAAGGTAAGGAAGCAAATAAGAAAGAGCAAgcgaaggagaaggagaaagagaaggaacaatttaggagaaaagaagaaaaagagactaAGAGCGCCTTGACGAGGACCCCGCTCGAGCCACCGGAGAAAAATAAGCAGATCCTAGTGCTGGGTCTGGATGGAGCAGGAAAAACCAGCGTCCTTCACTCCCTAGCTTCCAACAGAGTCCAGCACAGTGCGGCACCCACCCAGGGATTCAATGCAGTGTGCATCAGTGCTGAAGGCAGCCAGATGGACTTCCTGGAGATTGGTGGCAGTGAACCTTTCCGTTCCTATTGGGAAACGTACCTGTCCAAGGGATTACTGTTGATCTTTGTGGTGGATTCAGCAGATCACAACCGATTACCTGAAGCCAAAAAATACCTCCATCAACTAATCGGAGCAAACCCAGTCCTTCCTCTGGTTGTATTTGCAAACAAACAGGACCTTGATTCAGCCTATCATATCACAGATATCCACGAGGCTCTGGCATTGTCTGAGGTGGGAAATGACAGGAAGATGTTCTTGTTTGGAACCCAAGTGACTGAGAACGGCTCAGAGATTCCCTCCATCATGCAAGATGCCAAAAACCTGATTGCACACCTGGCGGAGGATGTAAAGTGA